A window of Campylobacter ureolyticus contains these coding sequences:
- a CDS encoding SLC13 family permease, whose amino-acid sequence MENEVINEGGVSPITKRGLIVILIAAILSFAIYKILPYEDNVNKGLGLLVFIAILWLTEAVHITVTALMIPLLGIFIGIGSVNADGVFKALTIKQALSNFANPTIFLFFGGFALATALHIQKLDTKIAMKLISLSGSKLGYAAIAICLVTAGLSMWISNTATAAMMLPLAIGMLSGLDRVKDRGTIVFVLLGIAYSASIGGLGTMVGSPPNAIVSAELGLTFFDWMKIGLPLTIIMLPVMLLTLYFLFKPDFNKKIEVDASVDIPWTTNRILTIIVFCTTALCWIFAKPLTHLTGIAFSDGLIALGAAVAVVVLGLCTWNDVAKNTEWGVLMLFGGGLTLSAILKDSGASLVLGQAVANIFGGSSPLVIIFVVAIFIIILTEFTSNTASAALLVPVFAGVATQMGMPKEILVTVIGVGASCAFMLPVATPPNALVFGTGMFGQKDMIKAGIVLNVFSVVIIALFAYFVF is encoded by the coding sequence TTGGAAAATGAAGTGATAAATGAGGGCGGTGTATCACCCATAACTAAAAGAGGGCTTATAGTTATTCTGATAGCTGCAATACTCTCTTTTGCCATATATAAAATTTTGCCATACGAAGACAATGTAAATAAAGGCTTAGGTCTACTTGTTTTTATAGCAATTTTATGGCTTACTGAAGCTGTCCATATAACAGTTACTGCTTTAATGATTCCATTGCTTGGAATTTTTATAGGCATTGGTTCTGTTAATGCGGATGGCGTGTTTAAAGCTTTGACTATCAAACAAGCTTTATCAAATTTTGCAAATCCAACTATATTTTTATTTTTTGGTGGTTTTGCACTAGCTACTGCTCTTCACATCCAAAAGCTCGATACTAAAATAGCTATGAAGCTTATATCATTATCAGGCTCAAAGCTTGGGTATGCAGCAATTGCAATATGTTTAGTAACCGCAGGACTTTCTATGTGGATATCAAACACAGCAACTGCAGCTATGATGCTTCCACTTGCTATTGGTATGCTTTCAGGACTTGATAGAGTTAAAGATAGAGGAACGATTGTTTTTGTTCTTTTGGGAATTGCATACTCTGCAAGTATTGGCGGACTTGGAACAATGGTAGGCTCACCACCAAATGCGATTGTTTCAGCTGAGCTTGGTTTAACATTTTTTGATTGGATGAAGATAGGACTTCCACTTACCATTATAATGTTACCAGTTATGCTTTTGACACTTTATTTTTTATTTAAACCTGATTTTAATAAAAAAATAGAAGTTGATGCAAGTGTGGATATTCCTTGGACAACAAATAGAATTTTAACTATTATTGTCTTTTGTACAACTGCACTTTGCTGGATATTTGCTAAGCCTTTAACACATTTAACAGGCATAGCTTTTAGTGATGGTTTAATAGCTCTTGGAGCAGCGGTTGCAGTTGTTGTTTTGGGTCTTTGTACTTGGAATGATGTAGCAAAGAACACTGAATGGGGTGTTTTAATGCTATTTGGTGGAGGATTAACTCTAAGTGCTATTTTAAAAGATTCTGGTGCTTCACTTGTTTTAGGTCAAGCAGTTGCTAATATATTTGGTGGCTCTTCACCTTTGGTTATTATATTTGTTGTTGCCATATTTATAATAATTTTAACCGAATTTACAAGCAACACCGCTTCAGCAGCGCTTTTAGTTCCTGTTTTTGCAGGAGTTGCTACTCAAATGGGTATGCCAAAAGAGATTTTAGTTACAGTTATTGGAGTTGGTGCAAGTTGTGCGTTTATGCTTCCTGTTGCAACTCCACCAAATGCTCTTGTTTTTGGAACAGGAATGTTTGGTCAAAAAGATATGATAAAAGCAGGTATTGTTTTAAATGTCTTTTCGGTTGTGATAATTGCTCTTTTTGCATATTTCGTATTTTAA